The following proteins are encoded in a genomic region of Syngnathoides biaculeatus isolate LvHL_M chromosome 15, ASM1980259v1, whole genome shotgun sequence:
- the LOC133513399 gene encoding enhancer of rudimentary homolog, whose amino-acid sequence MSHTILLVQPTKRPEGRTYADYESVNECMEGVCKMYEEHLKRMNPNSPSITYDISQLFDFIDDLADLSCLVYRADTQTYQPNNKDWIKEKIYVLLRRQAQQAAN is encoded by the exons ATG TCTCACACAATCTTGCTGGTGCAACCCACGAAGAGGCCAGAGGGACGAACGTATGCCGACTACGAGTCCGTCAACGAGTGCATGGAAG GTGTGTGCAAGATGTACGAGGAGCACCTGAAGAGGATGAACCCCAACAGTCCGTCCATCACGTACGACATCAGCCAGCTCTTTGATTTCATTGACGACCTGGCGGACCTCAGCTGCCTGGT GTACCGCGCCGACACGCAGACGTACCAGCCCAACAACAAGGACTGGATCAAGGAGAAGATCTACGTGCTGCTGCGCCGTCAGGCCCAGCAGGCCGCCAACTGA